The following coding sequences lie in one Rhizobium rhododendri genomic window:
- a CDS encoding OmpW/AlkL family protein — protein sequence MKFYKPIRILLAAGMLAVATSAGAADTTVDPSISLQAQSPWQIRLRALGVIPRDSGRVDGIDGSGLSFSNTVIPELDVSYFFNDNIAVELILGTTKSTVHGQGSIFSLGNIGKTWMLPPTLTLQYHVTSLGAFRPYVGAGINYTMFYNQSGNSADSLNVKNTFGVAFQAGFDYMLDQHWGLNVDVKKLILRPDFDATVGGSHVSGKANLDPLMIGTGITYRF from the coding sequence ATGAAATTTTATAAACCGATCAGGATATTGTTGGCTGCCGGAATGCTGGCAGTGGCGACATCGGCCGGTGCAGCCGACACCACCGTAGATCCGTCGATATCCCTGCAGGCGCAAAGCCCCTGGCAGATCAGGCTGAGGGCGCTTGGCGTCATTCCGCGCGATTCAGGCCGGGTCGACGGTATCGACGGCTCCGGATTGTCGTTTTCCAATACCGTTATCCCGGAACTGGATGTGTCCTATTTCTTCAACGACAACATTGCCGTGGAACTGATACTTGGCACCACCAAATCGACAGTCCATGGCCAGGGATCGATTTTCAGCCTCGGAAATATCGGCAAGACCTGGATGTTGCCACCGACACTGACGCTGCAGTACCACGTCACCAGCCTCGGCGCGTTTCGCCCCTATGTCGGCGCCGGCATCAACTACACGATGTTCTATAACCAGTCCGGCAACAGCGCCGACAGCCTCAATGTGAAGAACACGTTCGGCGTCGCCTTCCAGGCAGGCTTCGACTACATGCTGGACCAACACTGGGGCCTGAACGTCGATGTCAAGAAACTGATCCTGCGGCCAGACTTCGACGCGACCGTTGGAGGAAGCCATGTCAGTGGCAAGGCCAACCTCGATCCTCTCATGATCGGCACCGGCATCACCTACCGCTTCTGA
- a CDS encoding pyridoxal phosphate-dependent aminotransferase, whose product MSIVNSLSPRALAAPESGIVEVLNYARGREGLLPLWVGEGDLSTPDFINQAAMASLAAGDTFYTWQRGIPELRQALSDYYARHFNVALSPDNFYVTGSGMQAIQLSVQAITSPGDEMIYLTPAWPNIAAALEIAGARSVGVQLDFEGGKWALDIGRIEAAITPKTKGLFLNTPSNPTGWTASREDLTTILALARKHGLWIMADEIYARFHYAGGRAPSLLDTRQPDDRILFVNSFSKNWSMTGWRIGWIVAPPETGQVLENLVQYSTSGVAHFMQMGAVAALNAGDVFVESNIEKATLSRDILCEALVATNRVETLKPDGALYAFLKIDGITDSRQAALDIVDKTGVGLAPGTAFGAGGELFLRACFLRDPRQITDAAERLSKYILSL is encoded by the coding sequence ATGTCCATCGTAAACAGCCTCAGCCCGCGCGCGCTTGCAGCCCCCGAAAGCGGTATCGTCGAAGTCCTCAACTATGCACGTGGGCGGGAAGGCCTGCTGCCGCTCTGGGTTGGCGAGGGTGATTTGTCGACGCCTGATTTCATCAACCAGGCCGCCATGGCCTCGCTTGCCGCCGGCGACACCTTCTACACCTGGCAGCGCGGCATCCCGGAATTGCGCCAAGCGCTATCGGATTATTATGCCCGTCATTTCAACGTGGCGCTCTCACCCGACAATTTCTACGTCACCGGTTCAGGCATGCAGGCGATCCAGCTCTCCGTCCAGGCGATTACCTCGCCGGGCGACGAGATGATCTATTTGACCCCGGCCTGGCCGAACATTGCAGCGGCCCTCGAAATCGCCGGCGCACGCTCGGTCGGTGTCCAGCTCGATTTCGAAGGCGGCAAGTGGGCCCTCGATATCGGTCGCATCGAGGCCGCCATCACGCCGAAAACCAAGGGCCTGTTTCTCAATACACCGTCCAACCCCACCGGCTGGACTGCGAGCCGTGAGGATCTGACCACGATCCTGGCGCTCGCCCGCAAGCACGGTCTCTGGATCATGGCCGACGAGATCTACGCGCGTTTTCACTACGCAGGCGGTCGCGCGCCATCGCTGCTCGATACCAGGCAGCCGGATGATCGCATCCTCTTCGTCAATTCCTTCTCAAAGAACTGGTCGATGACCGGTTGGCGCATCGGCTGGATCGTCGCGCCGCCTGAAACCGGGCAGGTGCTGGAGAACCTCGTGCAATATTCGACATCTGGCGTTGCCCACTTCATGCAGATGGGCGCGGTCGCTGCGCTTAATGCCGGCGACGTGTTCGTGGAGAGCAACATCGAAAAGGCGACGCTGTCGCGGGATATCCTCTGCGAGGCACTGGTTGCCACCAACCGCGTCGAGACGCTGAAGCCCGACGGCGCGCTATACGCTTTCCTCAAGATCGACGGTATTACCGACAGCCGCCAGGCAGCGCTCGATATTGTCGACAAGACCGGCGTCGGCCTGGCACCGGGAACGGCGTTTGGGGCTGGCGGGGAACTGTTCCTGCGCGCCTGCTTCCTGCGCGATCCCCGACAGATCACCGACGCCGCAGAGCGGTTGAGCAAGTATATCCTCAGCCTCTGA
- a CDS encoding oxidoreductase, with amino-acid sequence MYSKILAVTALTLAMATSAMAAGTGSPGSSSGTSGASGSSSGSDSTGNGTSTGTPGSNTGTGGTSGGMTNGTGTNSGGSNGDGKSQDCNATKTNKNTTNMKSDSDSAQTSNCQ; translated from the coding sequence ATGTATTCCAAGATCTTGGCAGTGACTGCTCTGACGCTCGCAATGGCAACAAGCGCGATGGCAGCCGGCACCGGCAGCCCAGGTAGCAGCTCCGGGACATCCGGCGCCTCCGGTTCCAGCTCGGGCAGCGATAGCACAGGCAATGGCACCAGCACCGGAACGCCCGGCTCGAACACGGGAACCGGCGGCACAAGCGGTGGCATGACGAATGGCACCGGCACCAACAGCGGCGGCAGCAACGGCGACGGCAAGTCGCAGGATTGCAACGCTACAAAAACCAACAAAAATACGACGAATATGAAGTCCGACTCCGACAGCGCGCAGACCTCGAACTGCCAGTAA
- a CDS encoding TetR/AcrR family transcriptional regulator: MAKRRAETMEENRGKLIAAGRKAFAEKGYFAASMDELTADAGLTRGALYHNFGDKRGLLAAVVNEIDSEMAQRAKAIGAAQSDEWQGLLAEATAYIQMALDPEVQRIVLLDGPAVLGDPSKWPSQDNCLDVTRQAVQRLMEKGILKPLDAEAVARLLSGAALNAALWVAASEDAETVLPKAIDAFQALATGLLSRPV, translated from the coding sequence ATGGCAAAGCGGCGCGCCGAGACGATGGAAGAAAACCGCGGCAAGCTCATTGCCGCCGGGCGCAAGGCGTTTGCGGAAAAAGGCTATTTCGCCGCGTCCATGGACGAATTGACGGCTGATGCTGGCCTGACGCGCGGCGCGCTGTACCACAACTTCGGAGACAAGCGCGGACTGCTCGCCGCCGTGGTCAACGAGATTGATTCAGAGATGGCGCAACGGGCCAAGGCGATTGGTGCGGCCCAATCAGACGAGTGGCAGGGTCTGCTCGCGGAGGCGACGGCCTATATCCAGATGGCGCTTGACCCCGAGGTTCAAAGGATTGTTCTGCTGGACGGCCCCGCTGTCCTCGGAGACCCATCGAAATGGCCCAGTCAGGACAACTGCCTCGATGTGACAAGGCAGGCGGTGCAAAGGCTTATGGAAAAAGGGATACTCAAGCCCCTGGATGCCGAAGCGGTTGCCCGACTTCTCAGCGGGGCTGCGCTGAATGCCGCGTTGTGGGTCGCTGCAAGTGAAGATGCCGAGACCGTCCTCCCGAAGGCCATCGACGCGTTTCAGGCACTGGCCACGGGCCTGCTCTCCAGACCAGTGTGA
- a CDS encoding methyl-accepting chemotaxis protein — translation MKHISIIGKFLLIMAGFGLFAIGVSLYSGQQLSSIDTGYSALLDHESAAALNSARANRSLQTARASIGDILMANTDELNARSEKSLKEASDGFVKFMDQAIAALPENASLPQLKTEGIQILSTTCAPAIVAGRAATSPTDVLASQQLFLSQCQPAFAAISPKFSSFVTDIADASSKESDRLTSVTNGTIMTTLIIVAVGLVAVLVLGFLAVRSWLVSPIQKLAKTMNVLANGNLDATVDGVDRRDEIGTMAKAVQVFKDNGLRAKELERDAEQTRTASEAERSRVAQADRQRAQEMAQATSGLANGLKHLSSGDLTFRLDEAFAGDFESLRADFNAAVDQLASSLRSVSIATGSIDNGAREISQSADDLSRRTEQQAASLEQTAAALDQITINVANSSKRTEEARHVAIEANKSARRSGEVVSNTVVAMQRIEQSSNQISSIIGVIDEIAFQTNLLALNAGVEAARAGEAGKGFAVVAQEVRELAQRSAQAAKEIKDLIRNSGEEVSNGVKLVQETGQTLKIIEEQVISINTQLDSIATSAKEQSVGLAEVNTAVNQMDQVTQQNAAMVEESTAASAALAGEVERLREIISEFNVGGGREATPMRRPEVAHASHKPVPSPARRMLSKVAGAVGLGGGSSAAAENWEEF, via the coding sequence GTGAAACACATATCTATCATTGGAAAATTTTTGCTCATCATGGCAGGCTTCGGGCTCTTTGCCATCGGCGTCTCGCTCTATTCAGGCCAGCAGCTCAGCAGCATCGACACGGGCTACAGTGCGCTGCTGGATCACGAGTCGGCAGCCGCGCTTAATTCGGCCCGAGCCAACCGCAGTTTGCAAACCGCGCGGGCGTCGATCGGCGATATCTTGATGGCGAATACGGACGAGCTCAATGCGCGCTCCGAGAAAAGCCTCAAAGAGGCTAGCGATGGCTTTGTCAAATTCATGGACCAAGCGATCGCTGCGTTACCCGAGAACGCTTCGCTGCCCCAACTGAAAACGGAAGGCATCCAAATTCTTTCCACGACCTGCGCACCAGCGATTGTTGCTGGTCGAGCTGCCACTAGTCCCACCGACGTTCTCGCTTCACAGCAACTTTTCCTGAGCCAGTGCCAACCTGCATTCGCTGCAATCTCTCCGAAATTTTCGTCTTTCGTCACTGACATTGCGGATGCGTCTTCCAAGGAAAGCGACCGGCTTACCAGTGTCACAAACGGTACGATCATGACGACCCTGATCATCGTCGCCGTTGGCCTTGTCGCGGTGCTCGTGCTTGGCTTCCTCGCCGTTCGCTCGTGGCTTGTCAGCCCGATCCAGAAATTGGCCAAAACCATGAATGTGCTTGCCAATGGCAACCTCGACGCAACAGTCGACGGCGTGGATCGGCGCGACGAGATCGGCACCATGGCCAAGGCGGTCCAGGTGTTCAAGGATAATGGACTGCGTGCCAAGGAACTCGAGCGGGATGCGGAACAGACCCGCACCGCAAGCGAGGCCGAACGCAGCCGCGTCGCCCAGGCCGATCGCCAGCGAGCCCAAGAAATGGCCCAGGCGACCTCGGGGCTTGCAAACGGGCTCAAGCATCTCTCGAGCGGCGACCTGACCTTCCGCCTCGACGAAGCATTTGCCGGCGACTTCGAAAGCCTGCGTGCCGACTTCAATGCTGCCGTCGACCAGCTTGCCTCCAGCTTGCGGTCGGTCTCCATTGCAACGGGATCCATTGACAACGGTGCGCGCGAAATCAGCCAGAGTGCCGACGATCTTTCCAGGCGCACGGAACAGCAGGCTGCATCGCTCGAGCAAACTGCGGCGGCACTCGACCAGATCACCATCAACGTTGCCAACTCCTCGAAGCGGACTGAAGAGGCGCGCCACGTGGCGATCGAGGCCAACAAGTCGGCGCGGCGCTCCGGCGAGGTCGTTTCCAACACGGTCGTTGCCATGCAGCGCATCGAGCAATCCTCCAACCAGATCTCCAGCATCATCGGCGTCATCGACGAGATCGCCTTCCAGACCAACCTTCTGGCCTTGAACGCAGGTGTCGAAGCCGCTCGTGCCGGCGAGGCGGGCAAGGGCTTTGCGGTCGTGGCCCAAGAAGTCCGCGAACTCGCGCAGCGGTCGGCCCAGGCCGCCAAGGAGATCAAGGATCTGATCCGCAATTCCGGCGAGGAGGTCAGCAATGGCGTCAAGCTCGTGCAGGAAACCGGACAAACCCTGAAGATCATCGAAGAACAGGTCATATCGATCAACACACAGCTCGATTCGATTGCGACATCCGCCAAGGAACAGTCGGTGGGGCTGGCTGAAGTCAACACGGCGGTCAACCAGATGGACCAGGTGACCCAGCAGAACGCCGCCATGGTCGAAGAATCGACCGCTGCAAGCGCCGCTCTGGCCGGGGAAGTCGAACGGTTGCGCGAGATCATCTCCGAATTCAATGTCGGCGGAGGCCGCGAAGCAACGCCGATGCGCCGTCCGGAAGTGGCCCATGCCAGCCACAAGCCCGTTCCTTCGCCCGCACGACGCATGCTTTCCAAGGTTGCCGGCGCCGTCGGCCTCGGAGGCGGCAGCTCCGCTGCAGCAGAGAACTGGGAAGAATTCTGA
- a CDS encoding RidA family protein, translated as MTTRNAIFPPHRHALYEAHGYSAAIQSGDLLFVSGQVGSRIDGTPEPEFQGQVERAFENLAAVLKAAGCTFEDVMDVTTLHTDPQNQFDTIMPVKQRYFGEKPYPAWTAVGVTWLAGFDFEIKVIARLPAKA; from the coding sequence ATGACCACGCGAAACGCAATATTTCCACCTCATAGACATGCGCTCTACGAAGCACACGGCTATTCGGCAGCGATTCAGTCCGGCGACCTGCTGTTTGTCTCCGGCCAGGTCGGCAGCCGCATCGACGGGACACCTGAACCCGAATTCCAGGGCCAGGTTGAACGTGCCTTCGAGAACCTGGCTGCCGTGCTCAAAGCAGCGGGCTGCACCTTCGAGGATGTGATGGATGTCACGACGCTCCACACCGATCCGCAGAACCAGTTCGACACCATCATGCCGGTCAAGCAGCGCTACTTCGGGGAAAAGCCTTATCCAGCCTGGACTGCCGTCGGGGTGACATGGCTCGCCGGCTTTGATTTCGAGATCAAGGTGATCGCGCGCCTGCCGGCAAAGGCTTAG
- the mscL gene encoding large conductance mechanosensitive channel protein MscL, with translation MLNEFKSFIARGNVMDLAVGVIIGGAFSGIVKSLVDDIIMPVVGAVFGGFDFSNYFIGLSSAVNAPTLAAARAQGAVFAYGNFITVLINFLILAWIIFMMVKGVNALRRQVERKEETTTAAAPPPADVALLTEIRDLLASRTAV, from the coding sequence ATGCTCAATGAATTCAAATCTTTCATCGCCCGTGGCAACGTCATGGACCTTGCCGTTGGCGTGATCATCGGCGGCGCATTCAGCGGCATCGTCAAATCGCTGGTGGACGACATCATCATGCCGGTCGTCGGCGCGGTTTTCGGGGGCTTCGATTTCTCGAACTATTTCATCGGCCTTTCGAGTGCAGTCAATGCGCCGACACTGGCAGCCGCGCGCGCGCAAGGCGCAGTCTTTGCATACGGCAACTTCATCACCGTGCTCATCAATTTCCTGATTCTCGCCTGGATCATTTTCATGATGGTCAAGGGCGTCAACGCGCTGCGCCGGCAGGTGGAGCGCAAGGAAGAAACGACAACAGCCGCGGCACCTCCGCCGGCCGACGTCGCGCTGCTGACAGAAATTCGCGACCTTCTCGCCAGCCGGACTGCCGTATGA
- a CDS encoding cold-shock protein translates to MASGTVKWFNATKGFGFIQPDDGAADVFVHISAVERAGMRELQEGQKISYELVADKRSGKMSADRLQAA, encoded by the coding sequence ATGGCATCAGGTACAGTTAAGTGGTTCAACGCAACCAAGGGCTTCGGCTTCATTCAGCCTGACGACGGCGCAGCCGACGTTTTCGTACACATCTCGGCCGTTGAACGCGCCGGCATGCGCGAACTCCAGGAAGGTCAAAAGATCTCCTACGAGCTCGTTGCTGACAAGCGTTCGGGCAAGATGTCTGCAGACCGCCTTCAGGCAGCCTAA
- a CDS encoding enoyl-CoA hydratase/isomerase family protein: protein MQAADEIIIERNGSVGVIRLNRPKALNSLTLSMVRAIAGSLESFAADPAIASVAIMGEGERGLCAGGDIRALHQSGSAGGKDATSFWREEFRLNRMIAEYPKPYVALMDGITMGGGVGLSSHGSHRIVTERTRLAMPETGIGYFPDVGATWLLSRDGGETGTWLALTGLAIGAADAIDAGLADHHVASQDLAEVLAAIGGLPPGASAEDVHTAIAAFATPPEDGIFVANAVTIGRAFAHDSVEAIMAALAMEPDAFAADSLKAIATRSPTSLKLTLLLLRAGRKSRDLSECLERELGACRQILKTTDFYEGIRAAIIDKDRNPQWSPDSLDAVDEAALERFLEVSEAKLFDR, encoded by the coding sequence ATGCAGGCAGCAGACGAGATCATCATCGAACGCAACGGCTCGGTCGGCGTCATCCGGCTTAACCGACCGAAGGCGCTGAACAGCCTGACGCTATCCATGGTTCGGGCCATAGCCGGCAGCCTCGAAAGCTTCGCCGCCGATCCGGCGATTGCCAGTGTCGCTATCATGGGCGAGGGCGAGCGAGGACTTTGTGCCGGCGGCGACATCCGCGCCCTGCATCAGAGCGGCAGCGCCGGCGGCAAGGACGCCACCAGCTTCTGGCGCGAGGAATTCCGGCTCAACCGGATGATTGCCGAATACCCGAAACCCTATGTGGCACTGATGGACGGCATCACCATGGGTGGCGGCGTCGGCCTCTCCTCCCATGGCAGCCACCGCATCGTTACCGAGCGGACGCGCCTGGCTATGCCCGAGACCGGTATCGGCTACTTCCCCGATGTCGGCGCCACGTGGCTGCTCTCCCGCGATGGAGGCGAGACCGGCACCTGGCTTGCCCTGACAGGCCTTGCCATCGGCGCTGCGGATGCGATCGATGCCGGCCTTGCCGACCATCACGTAGCCTCGCAGGACCTCGCCGAAGTGCTTGCTGCCATTGGCGGATTGCCGCCGGGCGCTTCGGCGGAAGACGTCCATACGGCAATTGCAGCCTTTGCCACGCCGCCGGAAGACGGCATCTTCGTCGCCAACGCCGTGACGATCGGCCGTGCGTTTGCCCATGACAGCGTCGAGGCCATCATGGCGGCGCTGGCCATGGAGCCTGACGCCTTCGCCGCCGACAGCCTGAAAGCCATCGCCACGCGCTCCCCGACCAGCCTGAAGCTGACGCTGCTCCTGCTGCGCGCCGGGCGGAAGAGCCGGGATCTATCCGAATGTCTGGAGCGGGAACTCGGCGCCTGCCGCCAGATCCTCAAGACTACCGATTTCTACGAGGGTATCCGCGCCGCCATCATCGACAAGGACCGCAATCCGCAATGGTCCCCCGACAGCCTCGATGCGGTGGACGAGGCGGCGCTGGAACGCTTCCTTGAGGTGTCCGAGGCAAAGCTGTTCGACCGGTAA
- a CDS encoding PadR family transcriptional regulator, which produces MSSIRLFILSSFDLLGPMHGHRLRLEAENRYVSLWTDISVGAVYGAMSRLAEEKLLRQISEERDGNRPVRQIYEITDEGRRVLADLRRSGLTDIWYKHDPFDLALIRLDPASAAELPRLLDIRLKALEAQLAEANRINDWAAPYIGITKRSALKHGQHRLRAEIGYLREVIADIDAIVAEVSAGKV; this is translated from the coding sequence ATGTCGTCAATTCGCTTGTTCATTCTGTCGTCCTTCGATCTGCTCGGGCCCATGCATGGCCATCGGCTCCGGCTAGAAGCCGAAAACCGCTATGTATCGCTTTGGACCGACATATCGGTCGGAGCCGTCTACGGAGCAATGTCGAGGCTGGCGGAGGAGAAGCTTCTTCGTCAGATCAGCGAAGAGCGTGATGGCAATCGCCCCGTGCGGCAGATCTATGAGATCACTGACGAGGGTCGGCGCGTTCTCGCCGATCTCCGCCGTTCGGGCCTCACCGACATCTGGTACAAACACGACCCGTTCGACCTTGCCCTGATCCGGCTCGACCCCGCCAGCGCCGCCGAACTGCCGCGCCTCCTCGATATCAGGTTGAAGGCGCTCGAAGCGCAGCTAGCGGAAGCCAATCGCATCAACGACTGGGCGGCTCCCTACATCGGCATCACCAAACGATCGGCGCTTAAGCACGGGCAGCACCGGTTACGGGCCGAGATCGGTTACCTGCGTGAGGTGATCGCCGATATCGATGCCATCGTCGCAGAGGTGAGTGCGGGCAAAGTCTGA
- a CDS encoding SDR family oxidoreductase produces the protein MKASGNTILVTGGGSGIGRALAQRWHDAGNRVIVTGRRREMLEETAQDRENIFVHELDIDDAAAIEAGVGVIVAAYPDLNVLVNNAGTYKSENPTRKRDLADAERMIVTNVLGPIRMTNALIDHLSAQSHATIINVSSGTAFVPYPASPTYSASKAAIHSYTAAIRPLLKGRVEIIEIIPPQVQTELTPGQSLDPNSQPLGEFADEVLALLHGNGDQSPEEVSVERVRYFRNAERAGQFDEVLAMMVEYTPKD, from the coding sequence ATGAAGGCAAGCGGCAACACAATCCTCGTCACAGGCGGCGGTTCGGGCATTGGACGTGCGCTTGCCCAGCGCTGGCACGATGCCGGCAATCGCGTCATCGTCACCGGGCGCCGCCGCGAGATGCTGGAAGAAACAGCGCAGGATCGGGAAAATATCTTCGTCCACGAACTCGACATCGACGATGCCGCTGCGATTGAAGCAGGCGTCGGCGTGATCGTCGCTGCCTATCCGGACCTGAATGTGCTGGTGAACAATGCCGGGACCTACAAGAGCGAAAATCCGACCCGGAAGCGCGACCTCGCCGACGCGGAACGTATGATCGTGACCAATGTGCTGGGTCCGATCCGGATGACGAATGCGCTGATCGACCACCTCTCCGCGCAAAGCCATGCGACGATCATCAATGTTTCGTCCGGGACCGCCTTCGTGCCCTACCCGGCCTCGCCCACCTACAGCGCCTCCAAGGCAGCGATCCACTCCTACACTGCCGCCATCCGCCCGCTGCTCAAGGGACGGGTCGAGATCATCGAGATCATTCCGCCTCAGGTGCAGACCGAGCTGACACCTGGTCAATCCCTGGACCCGAACTCGCAGCCGCTCGGCGAATTTGCCGACGAGGTCTTGGCATTGCTCCATGGCAATGGCGACCAATCGCCGGAAGAAGTGAGCGTCGAGCGTGTGCGCTACTTTCGCAATGCCGAACGGGCGGGACAATTCGACGAGGTGCTGGCGATGATGGTCGAATATACGCCCAAGGACTGA
- the galE gene encoding UDP-glucose 4-epimerase GalE, translated as MAILVTGGAGYIGSHMVWTLLDAGEDVVVIDRLSTGFRWAVAPAARFYLGDAADETVLQKIFAENDIEAIVHFAGSAIVSSSIKDPLAYYENNTGKTRVLMSAAVRAGVRHFVFSSTAAVYGPQPTGEPVPETASLNPETPYGLSKLMSEYMLRDAAAAYDFRYVALRYFNVAGADPEGRTGQSTEGATHLVKVACEAALGRRPAVDIYGTDYPTHDGTGVRDYIHVSDLAEAHLKALQHLRAGGPSLIANCGYGMGYSVLDVLNMVTRVHGRAFRINHAPRRPGDAACVVADASFARDVLGWTPRRNCMETIVRSSLAWENHLAQRREADRFTTPAPVAAVC; from the coding sequence ATGGCGATATTGGTAACGGGCGGTGCCGGCTATATCGGCAGCCATATGGTCTGGACCTTGCTGGATGCCGGCGAGGACGTGGTGGTGATCGACAGACTGTCGACCGGCTTCCGCTGGGCTGTGGCACCGGCTGCGCGTTTTTACCTGGGCGATGCAGCCGACGAGACCGTGCTGCAAAAGATCTTTGCCGAAAACGATATCGAAGCGATCGTCCATTTCGCGGGCTCGGCCATTGTCTCGTCCTCGATCAAGGATCCGCTCGCCTACTACGAGAACAACACCGGCAAGACGCGCGTGCTGATGAGCGCTGCCGTCAGGGCAGGGGTTCGCCATTTTGTCTTCTCCTCCACAGCCGCCGTCTACGGGCCGCAGCCGACGGGCGAACCGGTGCCGGAAACTGCCTCGCTCAATCCGGAAACACCCTATGGGCTCTCCAAGCTGATGTCGGAGTACATGCTGCGCGACGCCGCTGCTGCCTACGATTTCCGCTATGTCGCACTGCGCTATTTCAACGTCGCCGGAGCCGACCCGGAAGGCCGCACCGGCCAGTCGACGGAAGGTGCCACGCATCTCGTCAAGGTGGCCTGCGAGGCAGCACTCGGCCGGCGCCCGGCCGTCGATATCTATGGCACCGACTATCCGACCCATGACGGCACCGGCGTACGCGACTACATTCATGTCAGCGATCTCGCCGAGGCGCACCTGAAGGCCCTGCAGCACCTAAGGGCAGGCGGGCCTTCGCTGATTGCCAATTGCGGCTATGGCATGGGCTATTCCGTCCTCGACGTGCTCAACATGGTGACGCGGGTTCACGGACGCGCCTTCCGGATAAACCACGCGCCGCGCCGGCCGGGCGATGCAGCCTGCGTCGTTGCCGATGCAAGCTTCGCTCGCGATGTGCTCGGCTGGACGCCACGGCGCAACTGCATGGAAACCATCGTGCGCTCGTCGCTCGCCTGGGAAAATCATCTGGCGCAGCGCCGCGAGGCCGACCGGTTCACGACCCCAGCCCCCGTCGCCGCCGTCTGCTGA